The following proteins are co-located in the Synechococcus sp. PROS-U-1 genome:
- the msrB gene encoding peptide-methionine (R)-S-oxide reductase MsrB has product MTPSNSVERSAEEWKQSLTPEQFQVARCGGTERAFTGAYWNNKATGMYHCICCGSPLFSSDAKFDSGTGWPSFWDGVSSDAITTKRDLTHGMVRTEINCARCDAHLGHVFSDGPAPTGQRYCVNSASLDFKAS; this is encoded by the coding sequence ATGACCCCGTCCAATTCGGTCGAACGCAGCGCAGAGGAGTGGAAGCAATCCCTCACGCCGGAGCAGTTCCAGGTGGCCCGTTGCGGGGGCACCGAGCGTGCTTTTACCGGGGCTTATTGGAACAACAAGGCCACCGGGATGTACCACTGCATCTGCTGTGGATCGCCACTGTTCAGTTCTGATGCCAAGTTTGATTCGGGCACCGGCTGGCCCAGCTTCTGGGACGGTGTGAGTTCCGACGCGATCACCACCAAACGGGATCTGACCCATGGAATGGTGCGCACCGAAATCAATTGCGCCCGTTGCGATGCCCATCTCGGGCATGTGTTCTCCGATGGCCCCGCTCCCACAGGTCAGCGTTACTGCGTTAACAGCGCATCTCTGGATTTCAAGGCGTCCTGA
- a CDS encoding glycosyl transferase: MARPRAAEPGPAVVLVSNGPGELTTWVRPLAERLHACLRLRPRSTTAQAALHLVLVPCPNATGQERVAAEPWGLFERIVPARRFWSLLLRPQRYGPWPQRGVVVFLGGDQFWTVLLSARLGYRHITYAEWVARWPGWNDRIAAMSEAVQRQLPARYQSRCRVVGDLMADLSSFARQEDPLPEGQWVALLPGSKQAKLCVGMPFLLDTADRLARLQPECRFLLPLAPTTDVAELLRFASGSNPIAARYNASVASVDQDELVTELVTAAGTRIRLLRQHPAHGALSQCSLALTTVGANTAELGALAVPMIVIVPTQHLEVMQAWDGGLGLLARLPGLRRLIGVLLTLWRLRNNGLMAWPNISAGRLVVPERVGAITPDEIAQEACDWLNAPERLEGQRKDLQALRGDPGAVAALAAEVRALLPRELSSS; encoded by the coding sequence TTGGCCCGCCCCCGCGCAGCAGAACCTGGACCGGCCGTTGTTCTTGTCTCGAATGGTCCTGGTGAGCTGACCACCTGGGTTCGCCCGCTGGCGGAACGGTTGCACGCCTGCCTCCGTTTGCGTCCCCGGTCCACGACCGCCCAGGCGGCCTTGCATCTGGTCCTCGTCCCCTGCCCCAATGCCACCGGGCAGGAGCGCGTGGCGGCGGAGCCCTGGGGCTTGTTTGAGCGCATCGTTCCGGCACGGCGATTTTGGTCCCTGCTGTTGCGCCCTCAGCGGTATGGGCCCTGGCCCCAGCGGGGTGTCGTGGTGTTCTTGGGGGGGGACCAGTTCTGGACCGTTCTGCTCTCGGCTCGTCTCGGGTATCGCCATATCACCTATGCCGAATGGGTGGCACGTTGGCCGGGCTGGAACGATCGGATCGCGGCCATGTCGGAGGCGGTTCAACGCCAGCTTCCTGCTCGTTATCAATCCCGATGCCGTGTGGTTGGGGATCTAATGGCGGATTTGTCGTCATTCGCTCGCCAGGAGGATCCCCTGCCTGAAGGTCAGTGGGTGGCCCTGCTGCCGGGTTCCAAGCAGGCCAAGCTGTGTGTGGGCATGCCTTTTCTGCTCGACACCGCAGACCGTTTGGCTCGATTGCAACCCGAATGCCGCTTTCTGCTGCCGTTGGCTCCCACCACAGACGTGGCGGAGCTGCTCAGGTTTGCCAGTGGGTCCAATCCCATTGCTGCCCGCTACAACGCCTCCGTCGCGTCGGTTGACCAGGATGAATTGGTGACGGAGTTGGTGACGGCGGCGGGGACGCGGATTCGTCTCTTACGGCAGCATCCGGCCCACGGGGCCCTGAGCCAGTGCTCCCTTGCCCTGACAACGGTCGGTGCCAACACGGCCGAGCTCGGAGCACTCGCTGTGCCGATGATCGTGATTGTTCCCACCCAGCACCTTGAGGTGATGCAGGCCTGGGATGGTGGGCTTGGACTGCTGGCGCGCTTACCGGGCTTGAGGCGTCTGATTGGGGTCCTCCTGACCCTCTGGCGTCTGCGCAACAACGGTCTGATGGCCTGGCCCAACATCAGTGCGGGCCGCCTCGTGGTTCCCGAGCGGGTGGGGGCGATCACGCCGGATGAGATCGCGCAGGAAGCATGCGACTGGCTCAACGCCCCCGAGCGGCTGGAGGGTCAGCGGAAGGACCTCCAGGCGTTGCGGGGGGATCCAGGGGCAGTGGCTGCCCTGGCTGCAGAGGTGAGGGCGTTGCTCCCCCGTGAACTCAGCTCTTCCTAG
- the accC gene encoding acetyl-CoA carboxylase biotin carboxylase subunit, which produces MPIGKVLIANRGEIALRIIRSCRELGIATIAVYSSVDKDALHVQLADEAVCVGEALSSKSYLNIPNILAAATSRGADAIHPGYGFLAENDKFAEMCRDHGLTFVGPSPHAIRSMGDKSTAKTTMQSVGVPTVPGSEGLLSSTSEAAALAQEMGYPVMIKATAGGGGRGMRLVPDSSQLESLYKAAQGEAEAAFGNPGLYMEKFIDRPRHVEVQVLADRHGNVVHLGERDCSIQRRHQKLLEEAPSPALDPELRRRMGDAAVAAARSINYEGAGTVEFLLDRSGGFYFMEMNTRIQVEHPVTEMVTGVDLIAEQLRIAGGESISVQQEEIQLTGHAIECRINAEDARHNFRPAPGRITGWLPPGGPGVRVDSHVYTGYDIPPFYDSLIGKLIVWGKDRAHAMTRMKRALNECAVTGIPTTVEFHLEMLDRPEFINGDVHTKFVEQEMLP; this is translated from the coding sequence ATGCCCATCGGCAAAGTGCTGATCGCCAACCGCGGCGAGATTGCCCTCCGGATCATTCGGAGCTGCAGAGAGCTCGGCATCGCAACGATCGCGGTCTACAGCTCAGTCGACAAAGATGCGCTCCACGTCCAGCTCGCGGATGAGGCGGTGTGCGTGGGGGAAGCGCTGAGCAGCAAGAGCTACCTCAACATTCCCAACATCCTGGCGGCCGCCACGTCCCGGGGCGCTGACGCCATCCATCCCGGTTACGGCTTCCTGGCCGAAAACGACAAGTTCGCCGAGATGTGCCGTGATCACGGCCTCACCTTCGTTGGACCATCACCCCACGCGATTCGCTCGATGGGGGACAAGTCCACCGCCAAAACGACCATGCAGTCGGTCGGCGTTCCCACGGTGCCCGGTAGCGAAGGCCTGCTCAGCAGCACGAGCGAGGCGGCCGCCCTCGCCCAGGAGATGGGCTACCCCGTGATGATCAAGGCCACCGCCGGCGGCGGTGGACGGGGTATGCGGCTGGTTCCAGATTCAAGTCAGCTGGAGAGCCTGTACAAAGCGGCACAGGGCGAAGCGGAAGCCGCCTTCGGTAACCCCGGCCTGTACATGGAGAAATTCATCGACCGGCCCCGCCACGTGGAAGTTCAGGTGCTAGCCGATCGCCACGGCAATGTGGTGCACCTTGGGGAACGGGACTGCTCCATTCAGCGCCGTCACCAGAAACTGCTGGAGGAGGCCCCCAGCCCAGCACTGGATCCCGAATTGCGTCGCCGCATGGGCGATGCAGCTGTTGCCGCCGCCCGAAGCATCAATTACGAGGGCGCCGGAACGGTGGAATTCCTGCTGGATCGCAGCGGGGGCTTCTACTTCATGGAGATGAACACCCGCATCCAGGTGGAACATCCGGTGACCGAAATGGTCACAGGCGTTGATCTGATCGCTGAGCAGTTACGCATCGCCGGTGGCGAATCCATCAGCGTGCAGCAAGAGGAGATCCAGCTCACCGGCCATGCAATCGAATGCCGGATCAACGCGGAGGATGCACGCCACAACTTCCGGCCCGCCCCTGGACGAATCACTGGATGGCTGCCCCCCGGAGGACCAGGCGTGCGGGTCGATAGCCACGTCTACACGGGCTACGACATCCCTCCCTTCTACGACTCCCTGATCGGCAAGCTGATCGTCTGGGGCAAAGACCGCGCCCACGCCATGACCCGGATGAAGCGCGCCCTGAACGAATGTGCCGTGACCGGCATTCCGACAACGGTGGAATTTCATCTGGAGATGCTGGATCGACCGGAATTCATTAACGGCGATGTCCACACCAAGTTCGTCGAGCAGGAAATGCTCCCCTGA
- a CDS encoding YggT family protein, translating to MTPLLLQVLPVVHLLLGLLLAAWTLAFLLRIVLTWYPQVDLSQGAWPVVAWPTEPVLAVSRRVIAPIGGVDVTPVIWVGLISLLRELLVGQQGLLSQLMMHAKAIA from the coding sequence GTGACGCCGCTGCTGCTGCAGGTCCTGCCAGTTGTTCATCTTCTCCTTGGTCTGCTGTTGGCAGCCTGGACCCTGGCGTTCCTGCTTCGCATCGTGCTCACCTGGTACCCCCAGGTTGATTTGAGTCAGGGCGCCTGGCCTGTGGTGGCTTGGCCGACAGAGCCTGTGCTGGCGGTCAGTCGCCGCGTGATCGCCCCGATCGGTGGGGTCGATGTCACCCCGGTGATCTGGGTCGGTTTGATCAGTCTCTTGCGTGAATTGCTTGTCGGTCAGCAAGGGCTGCTGTCCCAACTGATGATGCACGCAAAGGCCATAGCCTGA
- the psbX gene encoding photosystem II reaction center X protein: MTPSLSNFLSSLVWGGVIVVVPATIALILLSQTDRLDRKL; this comes from the coding sequence ATGACCCCCTCCCTCTCCAACTTCCTGAGCAGCCTCGTTTGGGGAGGTGTGATCGTCGTGGTTCCTGCGACCATCGCACTGATCCTGCTGAGCCAGACCGACCGCCTCGACCGCAAGCTCTGA
- a CDS encoding Ycf66 family protein, translated as MVNASLNWASIVGIVLAVGGALLYFMRSFKPALARDYDVFFAAIGLLCGGILFFQGWRLDPILQFGQFLLAGTTVFFAYESVRLRGVATEQARRSAYFDDEPAPARGGGSGGLRGGWDDGYDRLDEPQPLRRRFSARDDARDDDTEERPEEDFYRPRRTSRAAIPEEAASRRSSGPDQAGSGWDEGDERSRRMARFRAGEAREERRPDFGSRRTERNDQRRGSRPMGRSDRPAGEPAPSGAEDAAFSPSRSASLNRGRPGTNPVATTESRLSGEPPLASNRPTSSRQPPRSSRPSSSSPRDNSSRFDD; from the coding sequence TTGGTTAACGCCAGTCTCAACTGGGCCAGCATCGTCGGCATTGTGCTGGCCGTCGGCGGTGCTCTGCTCTATTTCATGCGGTCGTTCAAACCCGCGCTGGCCCGGGATTACGACGTGTTCTTTGCAGCCATTGGGCTGCTTTGTGGCGGCATCCTTTTTTTCCAGGGATGGCGCCTCGACCCGATTCTTCAATTCGGCCAGTTCCTGCTGGCGGGCACAACGGTGTTCTTCGCCTACGAAAGCGTGCGCTTGCGAGGCGTCGCGACGGAGCAAGCCCGGCGATCCGCTTATTTCGATGACGAACCCGCCCCGGCCCGCGGCGGCGGTTCCGGCGGACTGCGCGGCGGCTGGGATGACGGTTACGACCGTTTAGATGAACCTCAACCGCTGCGGCGACGCTTCTCAGCCCGCGATGACGCCCGCGACGACGACACCGAAGAGCGGCCTGAGGAAGACTTTTACCGACCGCGCCGCACCAGCCGCGCCGCCATCCCCGAGGAAGCGGCCAGCCGCCGCTCCTCGGGCCCGGACCAGGCCGGTTCTGGCTGGGACGAAGGAGATGAGCGCTCCCGCCGCATGGCCCGCTTCCGAGCCGGCGAAGCCCGTGAAGAGCGGCGTCCCGATTTTGGATCCAGACGAACGGAACGGAACGACCAACGCCGCGGCAGCCGCCCCATGGGCCGCTCTGACCGCCCTGCGGGCGAACCCGCCCCGTCCGGTGCCGAAGATGCCGCCTTCAGCCCCAGCCGCAGCGCATCACTGAACCGAGGGCGCCCCGGCACCAACCCGGTTGCAACGACAGAATCCAGGCTTTCCGGTGAACCGCCGCTGGCCTCGAACCGCCCCACGAGTAGCCGTCAACCCCCCCGCAGCTCCAGGCCATCCTCGAGCAGCCCTCGGGACAACAGCTCCCGCTTTGACGACTGA
- a CDS encoding chlorophyll a/b-binding protein: MTSTSETPDPTSVPETSATTNDVPAFGWSGYAERVNGRFAMVGFVAVLLIEALSGDTFLHWAGLLP, translated from the coding sequence ATGACCTCCACAAGCGAGACGCCTGATCCCACGTCTGTTCCGGAGACGTCCGCCACCACCAATGACGTGCCCGCTTTCGGTTGGAGTGGCTATGCGGAGCGGGTGAATGGCCGTTTCGCCATGGTTGGATTTGTTGCTGTGCTCTTGATCGAGGCCCTCAGCGGCGACACCTTTCTGCATTGGGCGGGGCTGCTGCCCTGA
- a CDS encoding ABC transporter ATP-binding protein/permease yields the protein MTHQLQNLRDQAAKLRRLSQPYFFPYTEDNGWQFIGLLVSLLFCVAGIVLFLVTGLMNGLSWLLPQLTGQYLGGVQSSLAMLWSRGWGTGISALFVLGAVVFASVRGQLRHRRWLPWLFLGLIILMLLSVNGINAGITFIARDLTNALISKDGDASYRNLWVYGACFAVALPIRSLQFYFTQKLGLFWREWLSLSLVDDYLRDRAYYVLNPNDEAATNVDNPDQRISEDVRDFTAQALGFALNIFDSILTFSLNILILYSVSEGLTFALLAYAAAISVLMIVAGRKLVRLNNFQLRFEADYRYGLVRVRDNAESIAFYAGEQQEAKEVTRRLATVVENFNLLIVWEVLLRVLQRSSIYASNFIPYLILATPILAGEMDYGGFAQANVAYNLVEGSLFFIIYNIEALARFSASINRLEGFQSNISNLDREEWSDFAPRIVPSDRLALQGVTVKTPRTDNVLVRDLSFSLDTSEGLLVVGPSGCGKTSLLRVVSGLWGSPTGTVYSPGQGDLLFIPQKPYMALGSLREQLCYPLDQARFSDEQLRAVLDQVMLGKLMQRYPDLDIKQDWPRLLSLGEQQRLAFARLLLNSPKVVVLDEATSALDVDTESRLYALLREREVAFISVGHRPTLKEFHDTVLELSGDRDWRLIPATSYDFERS from the coding sequence ATGACCCACCAGCTTCAGAACCTGCGGGATCAGGCCGCCAAGCTGCGTCGACTTTCGCAGCCCTACTTCTTTCCATACACCGAAGACAACGGTTGGCAGTTCATCGGACTTCTGGTGAGCCTGCTGTTCTGTGTGGCCGGGATCGTGCTGTTCCTGGTCACCGGACTGATGAATGGGCTGTCCTGGCTGCTGCCGCAGTTGACCGGTCAGTACCTCGGTGGCGTCCAGTCCTCCCTGGCCATGCTCTGGTCCCGTGGATGGGGGACGGGCATCAGTGCCCTGTTCGTGCTGGGGGCTGTGGTGTTCGCCTCCGTGCGGGGCCAGCTGCGGCACCGCCGCTGGCTGCCTTGGCTGTTTCTCGGTTTGATCATCCTGATGCTGTTGAGTGTGAACGGCATCAATGCCGGCATCACATTCATCGCTAGGGATCTCACCAATGCGTTGATCTCCAAGGACGGGGATGCGTCCTACCGCAATCTCTGGGTGTATGGCGCCTGTTTTGCGGTTGCCCTGCCGATTCGCAGTCTGCAGTTTTATTTCACCCAGAAGCTGGGTCTGTTCTGGCGGGAATGGTTGTCGCTGAGTTTGGTGGACGACTACCTCCGGGATCGGGCGTATTACGTCCTCAACCCCAACGATGAGGCGGCGACCAACGTTGATAACCCTGATCAGCGCATTTCAGAGGATGTTCGTGATTTCACGGCTCAAGCCCTTGGCTTCGCGCTCAATATCTTCGATTCAATTCTCACCTTTTCTCTCAATATCCTCATCCTTTATTCGGTGAGTGAGGGTTTGACCTTCGCTCTGTTGGCCTATGCCGCTGCTATTTCGGTCTTGATGATTGTTGCCGGTCGCAAGCTGGTGCGTCTGAACAATTTTCAGTTGCGTTTCGAAGCGGATTACCGCTACGGCCTTGTTCGGGTAAGGGATAACGCCGAATCGATTGCTTTCTATGCAGGTGAACAGCAGGAAGCCAAGGAGGTGACGCGTCGCTTGGCCACTGTTGTTGAGAACTTTAATCTTCTGATCGTCTGGGAGGTGTTGCTGCGTGTGTTGCAGCGTTCCAGCATCTACGCCAGTAATTTCATCCCTTATCTGATTCTTGCTACGCCGATTTTGGCGGGTGAGATGGATTACGGCGGCTTCGCTCAGGCGAATGTTGCTTACAACCTGGTTGAGGGATCACTGTTCTTCATCATCTACAACATCGAAGCGCTGGCCCGATTCTCGGCATCAATTAACCGGCTGGAAGGTTTCCAGTCGAATATCTCGAACCTGGATCGTGAGGAGTGGAGTGATTTCGCTCCGCGGATTGTGCCGTCCGACCGTTTGGCGCTTCAAGGGGTCACGGTCAAAACACCGCGGACCGACAACGTGCTGGTGCGCGATCTCAGCTTTTCGCTCGACACCTCTGAAGGCTTGCTTGTGGTCGGGCCCTCTGGCTGTGGCAAGACCTCATTGCTGCGGGTTGTGAGTGGGTTATGGGGGTCACCCACAGGCACTGTGTATTCCCCAGGGCAGGGGGACCTTCTGTTCATTCCGCAGAAGCCTTATATGGCTCTGGGATCGCTCCGCGAACAGCTCTGTTACCCATTGGATCAGGCCCGTTTCAGCGATGAACAGCTGCGGGCCGTCTTGGATCAGGTGATGCTGGGCAAATTGATGCAGCGTTATCCCGATCTCGACATCAAGCAGGACTGGCCGCGGTTGCTCTCTTTGGGAGAACAGCAGCGGCTGGCATTTGCCAGGTTGCTGCTGAATTCCCCCAAGGTCGTGGTGCTTGATGAAGCCACCAGTGCCTTGGATGTCGACACTGAATCCCGTCTTTATGCGCTGCTGCGCGAACGCGAGGTGGCTTTCATCAGCGTTGGTCACCGGCCGACCTTGAAGGAGTTCCATGACACCGTTCTCGAGTTGAGTGGAGATCGCGACTGGCGGCTGATCCCGGCGACCAGCTATGACTTCGAACGTTCCTGA
- a CDS encoding histidine triad nucleotide-binding protein: protein MADDTIFGKILRGEIPCDEVYSDEQCLAFRDVAPQAPVHVLVIPRKPIESLRSGAAEDAPLLGHLLLVAARVAKQEGLDDFRTVINSGAGAGQTVFHLHVHVIGGRSLAWPPG from the coding sequence ATGGCAGACGACACGATCTTCGGGAAGATCCTTCGCGGCGAGATCCCGTGCGATGAGGTCTATAGCGATGAGCAGTGCCTGGCCTTTCGGGATGTCGCCCCCCAGGCACCGGTTCATGTGCTGGTGATTCCCCGCAAGCCGATCGAGAGCCTGCGCTCCGGTGCTGCAGAGGATGCTCCCCTGCTGGGCCATCTGCTGCTGGTCGCTGCTCGGGTCGCCAAACAGGAGGGGCTGGACGACTTCCGCACGGTGATCAACAGCGGTGCCGGTGCTGGCCAGACGGTGTTTCACCTTCATGTGCATGTGATCGGTGGGCGTTCTCTGGCCTGGCCCCCCGGCTGA
- a CDS encoding YifB family Mg chelatase-like AAA ATPase, with translation MLARCLSPSLQGLEARPVVVEVDLAPGLPGVQLVGLPDKAIQESRERVRSALRNSGFRGPLVRVVINLAPADLRKEGPSFDLPIALALLVASGQLARPQLEGLWCAGELGLDGSLRPCRGVIALADQAHQQQARALVIPPANASEASLIEGLPIHTAPNLRELVRQLKGEQPWPVIGCSGSRASGRINSPEPLPSIETSLASRGLALSAAGGHHLLLVGPPGCGKTRLAHHLPHLLPPLSRKEALTITRIHSIAGHLHGIDQLQQQRPFRSPHHSCSAAALLGGGRSPRPGELSLAHGGVLFLDELAEFPRTVLDQLRQPLEEGAVQISRSQHSTVFPALITLVGATNPCPCGWHGDRDHGCRCSISQRQRYWQRLSGPLLDRLDLQLRLERRSAKEMANVLNPHGPSKVSESWCSPARIQRARQRMQSRNPAGCRNGRLSAKALRQSGAIETAALDLWEQLIQQRGLSTRSSLQLLRVARTIADLNDQSSVSRNAVAEASCYRCTDLLRGSEPQ, from the coding sequence ATGCTGGCACGTTGTCTCAGTCCATCCCTACAAGGTCTGGAGGCCAGGCCTGTGGTGGTGGAAGTGGATCTCGCCCCAGGCCTGCCGGGCGTCCAGCTGGTGGGTCTGCCAGACAAGGCCATTCAGGAGTCGCGGGAGCGCGTCCGCTCCGCCCTACGCAACAGCGGCTTCCGCGGCCCCCTGGTTCGCGTGGTGATCAACCTTGCTCCGGCCGATCTACGCAAGGAAGGCCCCTCCTTTGATCTCCCGATTGCCTTGGCGCTGTTGGTTGCCAGCGGGCAGCTCGCCCGCCCTCAGCTGGAAGGCCTCTGGTGTGCTGGCGAACTGGGGCTCGACGGCAGCCTCAGGCCCTGTCGCGGGGTGATCGCCCTCGCCGACCAGGCCCATCAGCAGCAGGCCCGAGCCCTGGTGATCCCTCCCGCCAATGCCAGCGAAGCCAGCTTGATTGAGGGGCTGCCAATCCACACCGCGCCCAACCTGCGGGAGCTGGTTCGGCAACTCAAAGGAGAGCAACCCTGGCCCGTCATCGGTTGCAGCGGCTCCCGAGCATCAGGCCGCATCAACAGCCCGGAGCCCTTGCCATCCATTGAGACAAGCCTGGCTTCACGGGGCTTGGCCCTTTCCGCTGCAGGCGGCCACCATCTCCTGCTGGTGGGTCCCCCCGGCTGCGGCAAGACCCGCCTGGCCCATCACTTGCCACACCTGCTGCCGCCCCTGAGCCGGAAGGAAGCGCTCACCATCACACGCATCCATTCGATCGCCGGACATCTCCATGGCATCGATCAACTGCAGCAGCAACGCCCCTTTCGATCGCCCCATCACAGTTGCTCCGCAGCCGCCTTGCTGGGGGGAGGACGCTCGCCCCGTCCAGGCGAACTCAGCCTGGCCCACGGTGGTGTGCTCTTTCTCGATGAGCTAGCGGAATTTCCGCGAACAGTGCTGGATCAGTTGCGGCAGCCCCTGGAGGAAGGCGCCGTACAGATCAGCCGCTCCCAGCACAGCACTGTCTTCCCCGCCTTGATCACCTTGGTGGGAGCTACCAATCCCTGCCCCTGCGGATGGCATGGCGACCGCGACCATGGCTGTCGCTGCAGCATCAGCCAGCGCCAGCGGTACTGGCAGCGGCTCTCAGGCCCGCTTCTGGATCGGCTCGACCTACAACTGCGGCTCGAACGGCGCTCCGCCAAGGAGATGGCGAACGTGCTGAATCCTCACGGCCCATCGAAAGTCTCCGAGTCCTGGTGCAGCCCGGCACGGATTCAACGGGCCCGCCAGCGGATGCAGAGCCGCAATCCCGCCGGCTGCCGCAATGGCCGACTGTCGGCAAAAGCGCTGCGGCAGAGCGGAGCAATCGAGACTGCAGCGCTGGATCTATGGGAACAATTGATCCAACAACGCGGCCTGAGCACCCGCAGCAGTCTTCAGCTGTTGCGGGTGGCACGGACCATTGCTGATCTGAACGATCAGTCATCTGTTAGCCGCAATGCCGTGGCGGAAGCGAGCTGCTACCGCTGCACCGATCTGCTGAGGGGATCTGAACCTCAGTAA
- a CDS encoding DUF3747 domain-containing protein, with the protein MDVMARFRTVAAAALAFAATSVPAALAQGSLFTAVPVELSNFVLVSAPIGQGERSQLNIYEQRTTKRPCFAVGTGSPAMVDPLLSKFDFTGVCNRYIDGNGYSLRIGGDDLGTRYRLSVVNTGRDIELLATPTRNPSQPTLLVARAGGAASGFVQLKLEPGWTLKRRAYGKKSLGHLYVYRDSAPSVTAPAVSSSPSSAPAETEQIESAPTPSY; encoded by the coding sequence ATGGACGTGATGGCACGCTTTCGAACCGTGGCCGCTGCTGCCCTTGCTTTTGCGGCGACCTCGGTACCAGCAGCCCTGGCTCAGGGCTCGCTGTTCACGGCGGTGCCCGTGGAGTTGAGCAACTTCGTTCTGGTGTCGGCCCCCATTGGCCAGGGCGAACGCTCGCAGTTGAACATCTATGAGCAGCGGACCACGAAACGCCCGTGTTTTGCAGTCGGCACTGGGTCGCCGGCCATGGTCGATCCTCTGCTGTCCAAGTTCGATTTCACCGGGGTCTGCAACCGCTATATCGATGGCAACGGTTATTCCCTGCGCATCGGTGGTGATGACCTCGGCACCCGTTACAGGCTCAGCGTGGTGAACACCGGCAGGGATATCGAGTTGCTGGCCACACCGACCCGCAATCCCTCTCAGCCGACCCTGCTTGTTGCCAGGGCGGGTGGGGCCGCCAGTGGCTTTGTTCAGCTGAAGCTGGAGCCCGGCTGGACCTTGAAGCGACGGGCCTACGGCAAGAAAAGCCTGGGTCATCTCTACGTCTATCGGGACAGTGCACCGTCAGTCACTGCACCGGCAGTCAGTTCCAGCCCAAGCAGTGCACCGGCGGAGACTGAACAGATCGAGAGTGCACCGACTCCGTCGTATTGA
- the def gene encoding peptide deformylase, which produces MAGSFAELARQADQARDTMLVPKTALETPPLEIHTLGDEVLRQSARRIGKVNEQVRELARDMLRSMYTAKGIGLAAPQVGIHQQLLVIDLDLENAATPPLVLINPEISSASAGLDTYEEGCLSIPGVYLDVVRPTAIEVSFRDEMGRPRKMKADGLMARCIQHEMDHLNGVLFVDRVTDEAGLQKELKEKGFEHQHVRSVA; this is translated from the coding sequence TTGGCAGGAAGCTTTGCAGAGTTGGCCCGTCAGGCCGACCAGGCGCGGGACACGATGCTGGTCCCCAAAACCGCTCTTGAGACGCCGCCGTTGGAGATTCACACCCTGGGCGATGAGGTGCTGCGCCAGTCGGCGCGTCGTATCGGCAAGGTGAATGAGCAGGTGCGGGAGCTGGCCCGAGACATGCTGCGCAGCATGTACACCGCCAAGGGCATCGGCTTGGCGGCTCCCCAGGTGGGAATTCACCAGCAGCTGCTCGTGATTGATCTTGATCTGGAGAATGCGGCTACACCGCCATTGGTGTTGATCAACCCGGAAATCAGTTCGGCCAGCGCCGGGCTCGACACTTATGAAGAAGGCTGTCTCAGCATTCCTGGGGTCTACCTCGATGTGGTTCGCCCGACCGCGATTGAAGTGAGTTTTCGCGATGAGATGGGTCGGCCCCGCAAGATGAAAGCCGATGGCTTGATGGCCCGCTGCATTCAGCATGAGATGGACCATCTCAATGGTGTGTTGTTCGTCGATCGCGTCACCGATGAAGCCGGTCTGCAGAAGGAGCTCAAAGAGAAGGGCTTCGAGCACCAGCACGTTCGGAGCGTCGCCTGA